In Pseudomonas sp. HR96, the DNA window GGGCTGGTCGTGGTATCGCTCAACGAGCGCCATCGCCTGCTGGAGGACATCTTGCGTCAGTTGCGCCGGTTCGAAGCCAACCAGATGCATCTGCTCGAGACGGCGGCGGGGGATTTTCACCGCGCTTACTGGTTGGAGCTGCAAGGGCTGAACAGCGAGCTGATGGCCGCCATCGGTGAAGAGTTGGCGACCCTTGAGAACAGCCTGACCCGCATGAGCGCGAACAAGGCCGCCAGCCGCCCGGGCAAGGCCAGTAGCAAGCGGCTGTTCGAAACGGTCGACGACAGCCTGCTGGTGGGCCGCGCGCGGCGCGGCGACGACGGCGCACAGCTGATCGACATCGCCGACCCGGTGTCGGGACAGGTCATCGACACCTTCAGCCAGAGCCCTTCGGGGCGCTGGCAAGTGCTCCATGGCGCTGGCGCAGCGACCACCTTCAGCGCCGCAGACCTGCCCGGGTTGATCGACGGCGCGCGCACGGCCCTGGACGATCTGCCGGGGCTGGTGCGTCGGGTCGAGCGTCTGGCCGAGAGCGCGCATGTGCACGAGCCTCGCGACCTGCAGCATATGCTCGACAGCCACGCCGAGCAGCTGCGCACCTACGCCCGCCAGTTGCAGCGTTTCGCCAGCCAGTCCACCGAGGCGCTGGTGCGGCAGTTGCAGGAGCGCGCCGAGCACCTGCTGGGAGAAGGCCGGCGCATCCGCCTGAGCCAGACCAAACGCGCGCTGCCCACCGGCAGCCGCTTGAGCTACTTGATCGAGCACCAGCAGGCGCAGATCCAACGGGTCGGTCCGCGCATCGGGTTGCGCAATGCACGCGGGCGCATCGTCGATTACCTGCAGGAGTATGTGGTGCTCGACACGGCCAGCCGGCAACCGATCTGGTACGCACACTTTCACTATCCGCGGGCCGAGGGCGGCTTTGCCGACTACAGCCGGGCGCACCTCAAGACCGTGGCCCAGCGCAAGCAGGGGCGCACCTCGCAGATGCTGCAGGAACAGAGCGGGCAGAGCGTGACGCCGATCTGGCGCGAACAGCTGCTGGAGCCCCACGTTTCCTTGTTCGCCGCTGCCGACTAACGGGGGGACGGGTCGCTGGCGCGGCGGTTCTCGTCGGCGGTCACCGCCTGGCACAGCTCGATCATCTGCTCGCGCATCCAGCGGTTGGCCGGGTCCTGGTCGGTGCTTTCGTGCCAGAACAGGTGGGTCTCCACCGCCGGCACGTCGTGCACCGGCAGGGCCACGTAGGACAGCGCGTTGCGCCGGGCGAAGCGCTCGGGCACGGTCATCACCATGTCGGTCTGCTGCAGCACCTGTGAGGCCATCAGATAATGCTGCGAGCGCAGCGCGATACGCCGCTGCAGGCCCAGCTTGCCCAGGGCCAGGTCGATGTGGCCAAGGCCGCCGCGCCGGCTGGAGATGTGGATGTGGGTCAGGCCCAGGTACTCGTCCAGGCTCAGCGCGTCCTTGAACAGCGGGTGACCGGCGCGCATGGCGCAGACGTAGCGATCTTCCATCAGCTTGACGTGGCGCACCTGCGGGTCAGTGTTGAGCGGCGCGTCGACGGCAAAATCCAGGCGCCCGGCGGCCAGGTCCATGGTGGTTTCGCGGCGCTTGCTGAGGAAGCTCTCGATCACCACCTTGGGCGCCAGGCGGCGCAGGCGCTGGAACAGCGGCGGCAGAATGACCGCCTCGGTAAGGTCGGTCATGCTGATGCGAAAGGTCTTGCCGGCCTGCAGCGGGTTGAAGATGCGGCTTTCCTGCACCGACACACGCAGCAGCGCCAGCGCGCTGCGCACCGGGCCGATGATGTTCTGCGCCATGGGGGTCGGCACCATGCCTTGAGCGGTGCGCACGAACAGCGGGTCGTTGAAGGTTTCGCGCAGCCGCGACAGGGCGTTGGACACCGCCGGCTGGGTGATGCCGACGATCTGCCCGGCGCGGGTCAGGTTGGCTTCGGTGTAGATGGCATCGAAGACGATGAACAGGTTGAGGTCGACCTTGCTCAGGTTCATGGCGAGTTCCGCAGCGGCTGATTCAGGGGTTCTATATGAGTTATGAATGTTCATACACGTTGAGAATAGGTTAGATAAATCCAAGGCGGCAGGTCTAGGCTGTGTCCGAACGATGGCCGATATGGCCGCTGAAAAGACTCAGAAAGGTAGCCACCGATGGATTTCGCCTATTCGCCCAAGGTCCAGGAACTGCGCGAGCGCGTCACTGCGTTCATGGACGCCCATGTCTATCCGGCGGAGGCGATCTTCGAGCGCCAGGTTGCCGAGGGCGATCGCTGGCAGCCCACCGCCGTCATGGAAGAACTCAAGCAGCGCGCTCGCGATGCCGGCCTGTGGAACCTGTTTCTGCCCGACTCGCAGCTGGGCGCCGGGCTGAGCAACCTGGAGTACGCCCCGCTGGCCGAGATCATGGGCCGCTCGCTGCTGGGGCCGGAGCCGTTCAACTGCTCGGCCCCCGACACCGGCAACATGGAGGTGCTGGTGCGCTATGCCAGCGAGGCGCAGAAGCAACAGTGGCTCGAGCCCCTGCTGCGTGGCGAGATCCGCTCGGCGTTCGCCATGACCGAGCCGGACGTGGCTTCCTCCGATGCCACCAACATGGCTGCCCGGGCCGTGCGCGACGGCGACCAGTGGGTCATCGATGGACGCAAATGGTGGACCTCCGGGGCCTGCGACCCGCGCTGCCGGATCCTCATCTTCATGGGCCTGAGCGACCCGGATGCGCCGCGCCATCAGCAGCATTCGATGATCCTGGTGCCGATCGACACGCCCG includes these proteins:
- a CDS encoding acyl-CoA dehydrogenase produces the protein MDFAYSPKVQELRERVTAFMDAHVYPAEAIFERQVAEGDRWQPTAVMEELKQRARDAGLWNLFLPDSQLGAGLSNLEYAPLAEIMGRSLLGPEPFNCSAPDTGNMEVLVRYASEAQKQQWLEPLLRGEIRSAFAMTEPDVASSDATNMAARAVRDGDQWVIDGRKWWTSGACDPRCRILIFMGLSDPDAPRHQQHSMILVPIDTPGVKVVRPLPVFGYDDAPHGHAEVLFENVRVPYDNVLLGAGRGFEIAQGRLGPGRIHHCMRSIGMAERALELMCQRALQRTAFGKPLARLGGNVDRIADSRMEIDMARLLTLKAAYMMDTVGNKVARSEIAQIKVVAPNVALRVIDRAIQMHGGAGVSNDFPLAYMYAMQRTLRLADGPDEVHRAAIGKFELGKYMAQ
- a CDS encoding LysR family transcriptional regulator; this translates as MNLSKVDLNLFIVFDAIYTEANLTRAGQIVGITQPAVSNALSRLRETFNDPLFVRTAQGMVPTPMAQNIIGPVRSALALLRVSVQESRIFNPLQAGKTFRISMTDLTEAVILPPLFQRLRRLAPKVVIESFLSKRRETTMDLAAGRLDFAVDAPLNTDPQVRHVKLMEDRYVCAMRAGHPLFKDALSLDEYLGLTHIHISSRRGGLGHIDLALGKLGLQRRIALRSQHYLMASQVLQQTDMVMTVPERFARRNALSYVALPVHDVPAVETHLFWHESTDQDPANRWMREQMIELCQAVTADENRRASDPSPR